The following coding sequences lie in one Pempheris klunzingeri isolate RE-2024b chromosome 13, fPemKlu1.hap1, whole genome shotgun sequence genomic window:
- the kcnk10b gene encoding potassium channel subfamily K member 10b translates to MKFPIENPRKQVNWDPEQVAVQTNLVPPKKVQSGMAKSSLVQASVATMQNPMGCDPKTSGHCPLPRLSISSRSASVVASMDASYDGLAVALHSVMKWKTVLAVFIVVVLYLVCGGLAFRALEQPFESIQKTSITLEKASFLERHPCVTPDELEALIKHAIDAVSAGVSPIGDTSYNSSYWDLGSAFFFAGTVITTIGYGNIAPSTEGGKIFCILYAIFGIPLFGFLLAGIGDQLGTIFVKSILRVERIFRQKHKQISQTKIRVTSTILFILAGCIVFVTIPAVIFKHIEGWTTLEAIYFVVITLTTVGIGDYVAGGNRRIDYMKWYKPLVWFWILVGLAYFAAVLSMIGDWLRVLSKKTKEEVGEFKAHAAEWKANVRAEFRETRRRLSVEIHDKLQRAATIRSMERRQLGLEQRAHSLDMLSPEKRALFASLDAGRFKTSSQESIDTKLNNLRLKGACEPYDHQGSEQAQQTASSSEENLFNLRFGSLTKLARRNKNREPRRNIPEDARRASIGINNGSAMLGEERTEEEDGEPDEENGEGKEGNTSLTNLSQYAVERSKLNGFIPVQAKDEENN, encoded by the exons ATGAAATTTCCAATAGAAAACCCGAGGAAACAAGTTAACTGGGACCCTGAACAAG TGGCGGTCCAAACCAACTTGGTCCCTCCCAAGAAGGTCCAGTCGGGCATGGCGAAGTCGAGTCTAGTCCAGGCCAGTGTGGCCACCATGCAGAACCCCATGGGCTGTGACCCTAAGACCAGTGGCCACTGTCCACTGCCACGGCTGTCCATCTCCTCCCGCTCTGCCAGTGTGGTGGCCAGCATGGACGCCAGCTACGACGGCTTGGCAGTGGCACTCCACTCAGTTATGAAGTGGAAGACAGTGCTGGCGGTGTTCATCGTGGTCGTTCTTTACCTGGTTTGCGGAGGTCTGGCGTTCAGGGCACTGGAGCAGCCATTTGAGAGCATCCAGAAAACCAGCATCACTCTGGAGAAGGCTTCTTTCCTGGAGAGACACCCCTGTGTTACCCCTGATGAGCTGGAGGCACTCATCAAG CATGCTATAGATGCTGTGAGTGCAGGAGTGAGTCCTATTGGAGACACATCCTACAATTCAAGTTACTGGGACCTGGGCAGTGCCTTCTTCTTTGCTGGAACAGTCATCACAACCATAG GTTATGGGAACATAGCTCCCAGCACGGAGGGCGGGAAAATCTTCTGCATCCTTTATGCCATTTTTGGCATTCCTCTTTTTGGCTTCTTGTTGGCGGGGATTGGAGATCAGCTGGGGACCATCTTTGTGAAAAGCATATTGAGAGTTGAGAGGATCTTCAGG caaaaacacaaacagatcagCCAGACTAAGATCAGAGTGACGTCAACCATCCTGTTCATCCTGGCTGGCTGCATTGTTTTTGTCACCATCCCTGCTGTCATCTTTAAACACATCGAGGGCTGGACCACACTGGAAGCCATTTACTTTGTTGTGATCACTCTCACCACAGTAGGAATAGGAGACTATGTGGCAG GTGGAAACCGTAGGATCGACTACATGAAGTGGTACAAGCCTCTGGTGTGGTTCTGGATCTTGGTGGGTTTGGCGTACTTTGCAGCTGTCCTCAGCATGATTGGAGACTGGCTTCGAGTATTGTCTAAAAAGACTAAAGAGGAG GTTGGCGAGTTTAAGGCTCATGCAGCTGAGTGGAAGGCAAATGTACGAGCTGAGTTCCGTGAAACGCGACGACGTCTGAGCGTTGAGATTCATGACAAGCTCCAGCGGGCCGCCACCATCCGCAGCATGGAGCGCCGTCAGCTTGGCCTGGAGCAGCGCGCTCACTCCCTGGACATGCTGTCTCCAGAGAAACGGGCCTTGTTCGCCAGCCTGGATGCTGGCCGCTTCAAGACTTCCTCCCAGGAGAGCATCGACACCAAGCTCAACAACCTGAGGCTGAAGGGGGCCTGTGAACCATATGACCATCAGGGGAGTGAGCAGGCGCAACAGACAGCGTCTTCCTCAGAGGAGAACCTCTTCAACCTGCGCTTCGGATCCCTCACCAAACTGGCCAGACGCAACAAAAACCGTGAACCACGCAGAAACATTCCTGAAGATGCACGACGGGCGAGCATAGGCATAAACAATGGCAGTGCCATGCTGGGCGAGGAAAGGacggaagaagaagatggggagcCAGATGAGGAAAACGGAGAAGGGAAAGAGGGAAACACCAGCCTGACAAACCTGTCACAGTATGCAGTAGAGCGAAGCAAGTTGAATGGGTTCATACCAGTTCAAGCCAAAGATGAGGAGAACAATTAG